TCTGGTGTAGGTGTCAGGGTAGTTATCCAGGTTAATCTTCTCTTATCTCTGAGTGCTAAACATAACAGGCATATCAGCAACACCACCCATTGTATGATATCATTAGCACTTCGAGTGGATCTTAACCCTTCGAAAACTGGTGGAGCAGACCCAAAAAGATGGTTAAAAGGTTGGGAGAAAGTTTCCCCCCGTGTCATTTCCTCACAGTAGGTACCATTATTAAAGTAACTCCAAAAACATGCAGTTAGTGTGCGATAGCTCTGAATCCATGTACCTGCCATCCAGAGGAAATTAAAGATCCATGAATCCTTCACCCAGAGGACAAACTTGATAACAGACACAGTAGCCTTAGTTATAGGACCCATATTTAGATAAGGGCCTGTAAATGGGAAGTATACACTTGCGATCACATGCCACCCAAACCAGGGAAAACTAGACTACATGGTggtacttaaaaattaaattacctaAGAACTGttaatccctttttttctcAATGCCCTCGAGCACCACGTTGGGCGCCAAAATCTGTCTtagtttgaaaagacaggagtctgtgaaggaaggcaaaagcctcctgtaaaatggaaaaggtaaaccccctccttccgaattatcacaatttcagaattaaaagggctctcaggcaaagatatgagaatgggaataacaggtttttttactaggaaggaaaaaaaaactaaataacaatgcaatttagcacaagcaaaaaaaaaaccactggcagagtgagaaaaacctgacaccctgagaagtcagggtgttgatagtagtccagccagatggtggctgctcctcctggagcggcaatctgcagaagggtgtaggtcctttctgaagatgcggcgaaggagcagctgggcctagttcctgattcctctgggaaatccggcgaagaaggctttctgttgtctcagaaatgcttgttttatggtggcagggatgcttggctcctccctctgggtggagcatctcacaatgggatgatgtaactagtcttaccagccacagtgagtaattcaatagcccattaacaggagattatcttcctggcagtgtcattgttcttgaaagagataagaaaaactgcctaactcccaacagatggcaaaaatagaatacatacttattttacaagccaggacagcCGTGCTTGAGGGCAGAGTCACCACCTTCCACAGGCGGACGTCCCAAGGCAGCGGCATTGGTGCCATGGTGAGAGAGAGACTCTGATGGGGCACGAGCCCTGcgctgcagctgccctccctctccctcatGCAGGCACCGTAAAGACACATGTGTCAGCTCTGAAACTAAATCCTGGACGTGCTTGCAACAAAGAACAAAGGAGGTGCCGGAGAAAAGCTGGGTCTTCTATGGCTCAGTTTTGCTCTCCACTtggggaatcacagaatgccacAGCACTTTGTGCTGCAAAGTATCagaaagatcatccagttcccacCGCCCTGCCATGGCCACAGGTGCTGTGCAGGCGCAGCTGTCACTAGGATTGGAAGAACACTTTTCCATGTTTACCTTTTCTCTCCTGGATTTCAAGCTAACATGAAAAAATCGGCTGGTTACAGCTGAATTTTGTAGCTCACAGGACTTGGAATAGCAGTCTCCAGCGGGCCATGGGATGTCCATTCGGCCTTTGCTAGATCATCCCAATGGACCTCATCTCTCCCTGATAGGTTTATAGAATGTTAATCCTGCCCTAGattccttccctgccatgccCTCCTTGGTCGGTTGCCCTATACCACTCCCCCctataaaaacctctgcagacccccgcagcttttctgaggcgttgttcctgcagctgacctcgaggccagaccacaggacttggtgacctgtgGCCTTCCAAGGCTTCGATTCTGCAGGTGCCCCTGAGGGcagtgtggcacttggtgccccagagcttttctgaggcatctcccacccctgcctccagtgccctcgaggccagaccacaatccctgacaggagtctcctgtcattgtggcaggagcccttgaGACCAGAGCGCAgggcttgctgtcctgtagccttcctgaggcttctctctggaaggtgcattccaggactgctgcaggacctgctgctaACTTGGAGATTTTCcaaggcatctctcctgcaagtacccacaaatccagtcactgacatggagcagagacccccgagagtgcccaagctggcctggctggaggaggaggaagatgagacCAGTGCCATCCTGCTGGATTTGCTTTTGGAGAGGGGTGTTTCCAGACCagagcaagtaagcagcctgtggccatgtTTCAACTCCCTCATGAGTCACATGGCTTCCCCAGCCAcacctgctggtccctgtgagcCTTTGAGGCCATCACAGTgcggtgggaagggaagcacttctctggggacactgggaacatcgctccctctggcagctttccacatcgccccgtgccttctccaggtgcccgcCATGGTGAgatacatccaccagtggctcatggccaatgattctgctgagcacaggctgaacaggactCTGCTGCATCTCGCCGAAGCACAGCCAAATGACGCAGTAATGACACTGCTGCGTGTGGCCCcgtcctgtgacaggtatggggcccacctgcccagagggctcagggctccccagcccatcgcCCTGTACAGCTtatcccaggtgtctgaccaacaaagggttccagggccctctggctgctccctttcccagccctggcatgtCAGCCCCGAGCCTGCTGCCATGCTCCCTCgctgctcctcaggggcctgtccccacagggctgggctgcctgggtgctgctggcgaggggcagtgggcagaggcagagctggcggTCAGCCCGGGCCCCTAGAGAtacccaggccacggtgctgtgcctgagaccccctgagacagagctctaaCCCCGCAGAGCTGCCATGGCCATGTGGAAGACCATCATGTCCTCGCCCAGGACCGCGAAGCTGGCGCAGCGGATTCtcctggatgtgctggggagctggccgaagcacagcacgtgcacctccgatggggacaaaacgggtgtctttgccctagctgtgagttttggccagtggcctttgctggccccaaagccgcctctcctgcagctctccttcctccttcccccactgcatctccctgcctcaggtgcTGGCCTGAAACCTGGCctaggggcagctgcagggccactGGTCCCGCTGCTGCCCTGTGTTTCTCTGGGCCTCTCCCTGCCAcgctcgggccctgccacacggacacctcggcactgagcgcGGTCTCGGGGGGGctttgtcctttgcaggcaactgtggtgatgtggaagatcctccaggaGCCCTGTGTCTCACACATCGTGAAGGTGCACTCCTCCCGTGtacttgtgcatctgctcttccaagtgttcttcagcacagaAGAGACGCCAGAGGAGGttgataccttctggaagggatgccaggagcaacacggccttgccaccagccccaacaggtgctccattccagtcctcctgtccctgccgcatcaacagggcaggagccactgctcccagtgtgacctgggcgttgctctgcacacaggtttgccgtgcggaccctgaagtccctgctgtgcctAGAGCAGTACAAGGATGTGGTGATGGCAATGGAACgcaggtgtggctgggacatgctgctctgtgctgacacccagcactatgccgtgggtctgctggccaggtgagacccccttctccccgctgcctctgacatttgtgctctgcccctggggggccccacacagtccctgtggtcgtgggccagagggccttgtcactgAGGGATGGCCAAGCAGACTGGAAAATGCTGGGAGAAGAGAGAGCACAGAAGGAGACACCTCCTAAAGGGGCCAAGTCCCCTTGCAGGGTCGTGGTGGAAGACCAGACCTCTGTGAACCTATCCTCGGAGAGATTTTCTTCAGGGTCCTGGTCCCTTTTTCGCCCTCCTAGGGAGATGCGCCATGCTTGTCTTGAGTTGTGTTGCAGTATTGCACTccacctcctctggctgctcagcacacaggagccacgctgggatcTGCCCgccctggcattccttgtggaggtgagcctgttggccagcgctgcctcgctgagctgcctcccagctctctgccctctcgtagccacagcggccaggacggtgcccaggccctgtgctgctgcctgggcccagccctgtgcggttctgggctccggccggccgggtcccctgtcactgccccgtgcctttcaggtcctcaAGTGCCTAGATTCAAGTGAATGTGGTGACAGTGTTGTGGAGGTCTCATCAAGGTACCTGTagagcgagtgcagggagaggcgtcgcctggcgctcagggcccttctCGAGCTCATTGACGATCcctcgatggtgagaagggggcagtggctgaagctgtgctgggaatgtAGTCACTTGGGCGTGGCTTCaggcgctggggcagctgctcccagctctcccgTTTTGGCTTCCTGAGCGCcttgggacaggcctttggcctctAGGCCATGCCGCAGCAGGGTGGTGTTTCAACAActtgtgttccacacaggctgaaaaaatgtggagcctgactgaaagcCTCATGGACCTACTGTGGGACAGTGATGCAGAGATAGCTGGGATGACACTTATCGCACTCAGCTTTATATTCTTGCACAAATACATGCTAATGTCAACTCCCAttgccctgcagctggctgaggcacttgTGCCACTCTTTGACCAGGTAATGCTCTGTGCCCCCAGACACAGTCACtgggtgctgcctggagacctggtgccctgtggatttgcaggcctgTTCCCAGGCAGGCCTGGAGGAGCCAAAGCGgaggtattttttcctttttttcatatAGGATAATAGCCAGgtacagctgctctccataACACTCTTTAGAGACACGATGGGGtttttggaaaaggaagaaaagccttTGGAAAGGCCTGTGcaccagagcctgctgccactcttcttccactgccatgatgagaatcggCGCGTGGCAGAGGTGAGGACTttgtgggctgctgctgtccccctggcagggggctcggctgtctcctgccctggcgggctgcagcctcctccaggcctcgGCACAGGCACGTgggtcctgtgccctgggctgtggggccatccccgtatctctgctgctctccaggcttctcgggaaacgctgctttgtgtggccgagttcctgaagagaagggatcttgagagactggtgaagaaggagAAATACTGGATTTTCACCAACCGCCTAGTAAGGATGGCTgggaagccccaggctcagcctggagaagccccctgagcgcggtgctcggtGTGTgcgctggcagctgtgcccctgcccggtgctgcacccagaggccgcactggctcttctccaggctcccgtgggctccagccgggtgccgatggagccccggcccggcggggctgcgAGGCAGCTCCatggctccccgggcagcagccggccctctgccccctccagagcccggtgccagtggctgctggccgggcctcagggctgtgcgggcaggggaggccggggcagggcgcagggagcgcccggcccaggggccgagcccgcgccaacccttccctcctgccgctctctccagctggaagaggacaggagccgagcggccgagATCCTGCGCCaggccctgccctacctggaGAGaccacaggagcccctgcgagagaCTGCCGTCAGGTTCATGGGCGAGCCACGATCCCGGGATCCCTCCCCGCCCCGTcgcagctcagccccagccccggctgctgccccggcagcgccatccgggcccggcgccgtggagccccgcctggcctcggcgctgctgccgccctccggcagccgtgccctggggcggcagcgtgcggcaagggcccgggctgagccctgccgggccaccagggcgtgtggccacagggctggcagcgccgctggcagggagctgtgccactggggccgtgacagcctctgtgttcacagggatcgCCGGGCGGAGCTTGagggggcagcaggcagagctccagctggtctacaaaggtgagtgagggcagcgggctgacagcgggggctggcgggaggagctgccatccctgccccggctgcGGAGGGCTCTGGTCCCTGTGCGGACcagggctggcctgggcagagcacacagagatttCAGGGACACATGGGGGATTCGTGGCCCGCAGCTTCGGGCTGACCCCGTTGGTCCCTACCCCCTCCTGACCATggcaagagcaggcagggatggccctggcaggggcctcTCCTCGGCTCCCCGCAGATCCAGGATCTGACCGTGGCTCtgatcctctctctttcagcccttgaagaaATGGCAAATGACATCAGCCTCACCGTCGGACGCCTGGCAATTGAAACATTGTGCATTCTCAAGGCAGTAGAGCAGGCTCCCATCCCAATGTTCCAGAGGCTGCGGGATCAGCTGCGCAGGGCATGGCAGACACGGCCTCGTCTGTTGCGGCttggctggctgagctgctggagctctgtggaggGCTGATCCAGGTGGCTGTCTttgctggggccacctgagtTAGCAgcgattttatttttcttcaaaattgctcttttcttcattttgttttcctttagtaTGTAAATATAGAATGTATTAtaatagacagactcccaggatctttcttttgctgcccAGAGTGTGCAGGGCataggggaggagggggaaaagttTGCTTGGGCTCAGCCAGGTGCCCAGGCATGCAATGttgcagggaaaatggccagaggccccttggcctttggcggttctgctgaagcctttgtgccgCCCACAGAGCgggtgggcagggccggagctgcggggatccctgcGGGAGcggtgcctggagatggccacaagccctgtcccaggcaggaAGCACCATCCTTGTGCTCCTGCCCAtgtgttgctggctggattGCTGAGGGCTCCGAGGTGCCTCTTGATGGGGCTCCTCTGGAGCTCCTGCGGGGCTGTggcgctgctgccgggcaggttggccgggctgggggagaccctgagaggctggggcagtgggcaggcCTGAGCAAGTGGGTGTCAGaggccaccagcagctcccaggcagcCGCCTTGTTCCCAGCACTCGGCTGCTCTGGCGCTTCCTGAATGGGCAGTTGGAGGGACCCCCTGGAATCAGGCACAGAACCCTGGTCCCGGCCTTTCCGGGGTGTGAGTCCTGGCGTTGGGCTGGGCGTGTGCCCTCCATGTGCTGAGACTGGAGTCCCTGGCCCCTCTGCCTTTGGCATTGAGCTTGACTGCCTGCTTGCTGAGTCTAGTTCCGGTTGCCATGGGGGATGCCGAGCTCTGTGGGTTTAGACATTATTGAGCgagaagagcagcagctttgaGCCCAAGAGGGGCCACCGAAAGGCCCCCTGGGCAAAGGGCATTCCTGACATTCCCAGGGCAGGCACACAGGAGAGTGCAGCGGGCACCTTCAGGGTGCCACGCTGGCTTTGCACTGGGCCACCTTcctgtgtgcagggctgggccTTTGCTTTGCTGTCGTTGGCCTTTTGCCAACGTTGCTCCTTTGGCTGCCTGCAGAGAGGGGCAGCCCTACAAGGAGGTTGAAAGGCCCTGTCTCTGACACCTCAAGGGGGAActggagctctcccagccctcagcccaCGCTGTaagcagagcagagcctttTCCCCAGCCATGGCGTctttctgcctgctgctggccccTGGTCCTCACGACCCACTGCACTCGGTGTGAGTCCCCTAGGGGATGCCTGGTACCTCTTGATTAGAGATTGAGGGTCACTGAGGAGAAGTTGGGTGTCCCAAGTGAAGCTGAGGGGACACATGGGTCACTGAGCAGACATGAGGCTTCCACTGCAGGTTGCAGGTGCCTTATGCGTCACTGAAGGGAAGGCAGACGCCCCGTGTGCCACTGAGGTGTCATGACGGTCTCTGAATGCCAGGTGCCTGCATGCCACTGACAGGATATGAGGGTGACTGAGAGGGAAGGGGGTGACAGCTGCTCTGGATTCCACTGAGGTGACGCGGAGGTCACTGAGGGAGGTGGGTGTCTGTCGCGTCCCTCAGGGTACGTGGGTGTCATTGAGGGAAGGTGAGCGTCACTTGAGGGGGACACGGGCTCGCTGAAGGTACGCCCGGGCCGCTGAGGGGACGTGGGCGCGCCCTGCGGGATACGGGAGGGCCGGGCGGGTCCCCGCCGCAGGCGGCGTTTCCCGCCCAGGCACGgtcggccccgccccgccggtcCCCTCAGCCGCGGGCGGGAACTCGAACCCGCCGCGTCTGCCCCTCCGGGCGAGGCGCCGCGCGGCCTTCCGTAAGCCGTGTGGGAGGTGCCCTGGGGCTGCGCTGCGCTCACACACACGGAGGAGCACGGGGCAGTATTGTCTCAGGACTAGGGAGTGTTTCATCTTTGTGAGGGGTAAAGCTGGAGTAGCTTAGAGGGAGAGAGCTTCATAGTAGAGGAATTCTGGAATTACCTGGTGTCACCTGTAGGGCACGGATTGAACATTTGGGGGTTAACATGGAGGTAATCACTGGACTGTGAGAATAATAAAATCTGAGGTAGTCTGTGGAAATGTGTAAGGTAGTGGACATTTTGGCAGAACAAGTTGAGGTGATCTCTAGGGGGCAGAATTACTTTTGAGGAAAAGTCTGAGTAATTTCTAGAGGGCACATAGAGATAATTTTCTGACAAAAGCTTTAGTAAATGTTaggggaaagaaagaacatTTGTGGGGTAAAATCTCAGGTTATATCACTTCCCGCTACCTCGTCCCATGCCCCAGCATGGGAGCTTtgccctccgtgtccccagccagcccagcctggccacCTCAGGGTTGTCCCCACCCTCGTGCTGAGGCCCGGCCTCGAGGGCTTCTGCCGCAGCCCTGGGAGATGCTCTGGGGAAGCGCTGGAGCAGCCGGCTGTCAGGAACGAGGAGGCTGCCTGCGGGCTGCCTGTGGCCTCTGACACCCAATTCCTCGGGGCTTCCCACCTCAGCAGCCTCCTGTCGTTCTGCCAATTGACAGAGGCAATTTAAAGGACACACCACTGGAAATAATGTTCTTATTTTACTGTGAATATTAAGGAACCACAAAAGTATGATGATACATTCAATGAAACTGTGTGCTTGGTTTTAGTGACAAGCAAAGCAAGCAAAGTAGTGCACCTCAATCAGTACTATACAAGAGAAAGGAGAGCGATTTAGAAAGATGCATCACCAATTGCCTAAATTGTTTATCATCTTGCAGATCCGCAGTTGCTGGGGAGCCCCGTTTTGCACCAGGGGCCTGGAGAACCATTCCCAGCAACTGGGAAAATCCTAGGTTGTCCATTCACCCATAGATGAGGTCTCCAAATTTGCCCTGAAAGTGGGTCCAGCATTTATAGGCCAAAAAGAGCAAGTCAAAGTGACTTGATTATATTTTTTAGCCCAGAAACACCTGGAGCTGATGGCACACTTCACAACCAGCAGGGGACACAGCTAGGCCAAAGCCCAGACCTCTGCTGGGAGGGTTTCTCCAAAAATACCCTTCAAACAAGCCTCTATTCAAGTCAGTTGGGACAGATTCTTAAAATGATACATTTTTGGCACATAACTACACAGGGTTGTGTGAAAGTTTCTAAAGCAGCTGGTTTGCAGtctgttataaacgccaatcacttggtttttaaaattttaaaagtttaataataataaaatagttataaaaatagtaatacaattagagtaatgaaaatttagagttaggacaattacaagacaatgaaaagcaaagaattacgggcgtccggatgctctcgggcacttaagcccgataagcatgccttgtgaacaaaggaataatctttaaaagcaacagcctgttgcatattcatacatctcatacatgatgcataaattccttgcaaattaagaacttttctgggtttgtcaacttcttccctttAGTCCTTGcggttccataaagacagagattaggtggaagaatgtttgtctttttccgataaggaggcagtaattctttatgggcccccatcactggcatctctgtgtgaagagattcttcattatctcatctcttgcttgagctagtaaaaaaaaaccccacctacataggctctattttaactacaaaactacatttaccatactaataaaatgttaatacagcacttctaatcaatataacataatacatatagtattcaatttaatatttgcgaaaagccaatcataaaatatgcatttttcacacagtCCAACAGCTAGCATTAAGAGTCCTAGTCAACTATTTTTAGCTAAATCACACTTAGGGGGATTTGAAGGAGTTTGGAATGAGTTAGAGACCGAACCTCTGAGTTTTTTAGATGATGCCATTGTTGCAGTGTGATTTCATGGTTTACCCCCAAACCCTGGTTCCTCCCACCGGGGAAGATTTCCTCCCAGGTGTGTCAAtcactcctcctttccccaccctgacccctgctGAGCACTGTCTGTCACTCCGGGCATTCCAGAAGTGCGTCGAGTGATTGGCAGACTCAAAAGATGCCCTCCGCGCCCGGGGGGCATTGGGCCATCCAGGTGTCCTTTGTCCCCTGAGACCACCCCTCCCTTACCTGGTTGGTGGGCTCCCTATCCCTTcccccccttccctgctccaggtaAAAGAGGGACAACCTCGCGGTCCGGACAGTTCTGCTTGGAGCTGTTGCTACATTCAGAGGCCTGCGGGCCAAAATAAAAGCTCTGGATTAAAACCCTCCATCAGAACCGACTCCTTTCATTCACCATAGCCATAAAAGCTTCTCCGGCAGAGGAAATCCTGAGGGAGCAGACCCTCTACAAGAGGAAGCTCCATCCCGCCGCCACCGGAGCTCTGGCATGCCTGGACTTGTCTCCACGTGCCCAGCTGAAATAGCCAGCTAGCCAAAAGTGTCTCTGGGGTGAAACACCACAGTGGCTGCTATTTggttcagcagcagggccagagaAGCCAAGGCATGTCCCCTTCGCGATACTGGTAACACCAATATGCCATTTATTTCTCTTATCTTCTACCTAGACAGGAAGGGTGAGTTTGGCTCACATCTTCACTGCAAGTCTCAGAAGGTCACAAGACTTCTAGTAACAAGACCGTTAAAGGATTTATTGGCCAATAAAACACTGTCAACAAGGCTATTTATGGTTTTGACCCAATCCTTCAATACTTCCTCTTATGGACTCAGGCTACAGTCTAAGCATTCTTAGCCAATCATGTTATGGCACACAAACCTACAGTACTGCACTCTAAACTACTTGTTTACCTTTgtaactacttttattttttctatatcttAAAACTCTAAAACTCTAAACTTTGCTCCACCTAGCTTAACgtgtctctgctttaaactatAAATCGACTTCTAGCACCTAAGTTCGGAAGGCTTTTCCAAGGCCTCAGAACAAAGCCTGTAATTCTAAGGATTCTAAGCCTTGGCTTACAGGTCCAAAGATCTGAGAATTCCCTGCAATACGGTTTCCAACAACACTCATGGTGTTACAGAGTGCCCAGGATCTGTCTTGTAAGTCAAACCTGGAATGAACAAGGCGGctgcctgggggctgctggtggcctcTGACACCCACTTGCTCAGgcctgcccactgccccagcctctcagggtctcccccagcccggccaacctgcccggcagcagcgccACAGCCCCGCAGGAGCTCCGGAGGAGCCCCATCAAGAGGCACCTCGGAGCCCTCAGCaatccagccagcaacacacgggcaggagcaCACGGATGGCGCTtcctgcctgggacagggcttgtggccatctccaggcaccgCTCCCgcagggatccccgcagctccggccctgcccacccGCTCTGTGGGcggcacaaaggcttcagcagaaccgccaaaggccaaggggcctctggccattttccctgcaaCATTGCATGCCTGGGCACCTGGCTGAGCCCAAGCAaaatttccccctcctcccctatGCCCTGCACACTCTgggcagcaaaagaaagatctgtctgggagtctgtctattaTAATACATTCTATATTTACAtactaaaggaaaacaaaatgaagaaaagagcaattttgaagaaaaatgaaatctcTACTAACTCAGGTGGCCGCAGCAAAGACAGCCTCCTGGATCAGCcctccacagagctccagcagctcagccagccaaGCCGCGACACACGAGGCCGTGTCTGCCATGCCCTGCGCAGCTGATCCCGCAGCCTCTGGAACATTGGGATGGGAGCCTGCTCTACTGCCTTGAGAATGCACAATGTTTCAATTGCCAGGCGTCCGACGGTGAGGCTGATGTCATTTGGGCTCtccaggtagggcagggcccggcgcaggatctcggccactcggctcctgtcctcttccagctggagagagcggcaggagggaagggttggcgcgggctcggcccctgggccgggcgctccctgcgccctgccccggcctcccctgcccgcacagccccgaggcccggccagcagccgctggcaccgggctctggagggggcagagggccggctgctgcccggggagccacGGGGCCGCCCCacagccccgccgggccggggctccatcggcacccggctggggcccaAGGgggcctggagaagagccagtgcggcctctgggtgcagcaccgggcaggggcacagctgccagcccacacaccgaGCACtgcgctcagggggcttctccaggctgagcctggggcttcccGGCCATCCTTACTAGGCGGTTGGCGAAAATCCAGAGTTTCTCCTTCTTGACTAGTCTCGCAAGGtcccttctcttcaggaactcaggcacac
This is a stretch of genomic DNA from Anomalospiza imberbis isolate Cuckoo-Finch-1a 21T00152 chromosome 7, ASM3175350v1, whole genome shotgun sequence. It encodes these proteins:
- the LOC137477521 gene encoding maestro heat-like repeat-containing protein family member 7; this translates as MAMWKTIMSSPRTAKLAQRILLDVLGSWPKHSTCTSDGDKTGVFALAATVVMWKILQEPCVSHIVKVHSSRVLVHLLFQVFFSTEETPEEVDTFWKGCQEQHGLATSPNRFAVRTLKSLLCLEQYKDVVMAMERRCGWDMLLCADTQHYAVGLLAREMRHACLELCCSIALHLLWLLSTQEPRWDLPALAFLVEVLKCLDSSECGDSVVEVSSRYL